A genomic region of Methylobacterium durans contains the following coding sequences:
- a CDS encoding DUF6494 family protein: MDEDRFNIELRKFLKEVGVTSQREIERVAREGLVEGGTLKLRMTLTAENAPLEHVIERTIALDDGSPS, encoded by the coding sequence ATGGACGAGGATCGCTTCAACATCGAGTTGCGCAAGTTCCTGAAGGAGGTGGGCGTCACCTCCCAGCGCGAGATCGAGCGGGTGGCCCGCGAGGGTCTCGTGGAGGGCGGCACGCTGAAGCTACGCATGACGCTCACGGCCGAAAATGCGCCGCTCGAGCACGTCATTGAGCGGACGATCGCACTTGATGATGGCTCCCCATCGTAG
- a CDS encoding DUF6894 family protein — translation MARGRYHFHCTDGREALFDLDGVVLRNDLRIWEHAVGVALDAMASCGGRFDWSGWIVDVHDGRGRRVLILAFADIQTKAQHAA, via the coding sequence ATGGCCAGAGGGCGCTATCACTTCCACTGCACCGATGGGCGTGAGGCGCTGTTCGACCTTGACGGCGTCGTGCTGAGGAACGACCTACGGATCTGGGAGCACGCTGTCGGCGTGGCACTCGATGCCATGGCCAGCTGCGGCGGCCGGTTCGACTGGTCAGGCTGGATAGTCGACGTGCACGACGGCAGGGGCCGCCGCGTCCTGATTCTGGCGTTTGCGGACATCCAAACAAAGGCGCAACACGCAGCCTGA
- a CDS encoding integrase produces the protein MATIRKLRGRWQAAVRRKGMQPRSKSFDTKADAERWARSLEAELDRNGALPDTRPAENTTLAQVLVRYRDEVSPNKRSHASETSRISAILRRPICFRTLALLSTADLATYRDERLKAVAPATVIRELNTISHAIDTARREWGIHLAVNPCKLVRRPSPPRGRTRRLEGGEEQLLLAAADKGRVRYLRPLIILAIETGMRRGELLSLRWQHIDLDTRVAHLPMTKNGTSRDVPLSARAVETLRGLQMGESATVFTAAPNAVRLAWERLTRRVSLQDLHLHDLRHEAVSRLFEKGFNVAEVASISGHRELRMLQRYTHLRATDLAERLG, from the coding sequence ATGGCAACGATCAGGAAGCTGCGGGGACGCTGGCAGGCCGCGGTGCGCCGCAAGGGCATGCAGCCGCGCTCGAAGAGCTTCGACACCAAGGCTGACGCCGAGCGCTGGGCGCGCAGCCTCGAAGCCGAGCTCGACCGCAATGGCGCCCTGCCGGACACGCGCCCGGCCGAGAACACGACGCTGGCGCAGGTCCTCGTGCGCTACCGCGATGAGGTCTCGCCGAACAAGCGCAGCCATGCCTCCGAGACCTCGCGTATCAGCGCCATTCTACGGCGGCCGATCTGCTTCCGCACGCTGGCGCTGCTCTCCACCGCCGACCTCGCCACCTACCGCGATGAGCGGCTGAAAGCGGTCGCACCAGCGACGGTTATCCGCGAGCTCAACACGATCAGCCACGCCATCGACACGGCGCGACGCGAGTGGGGCATCCACTTGGCCGTGAACCCCTGTAAGCTCGTCCGGCGTCCCTCCCCTCCCCGCGGCCGCACACGCCGCCTCGAGGGCGGTGAGGAGCAGCTCCTGCTCGCGGCCGCAGACAAGGGCCGGGTGCGCTACTTGCGGCCGCTGATCATCCTCGCCATCGAGACCGGCATGCGGCGCGGCGAGCTGCTGTCGCTCCGCTGGCAGCACATCGACCTCGACACGCGCGTCGCGCACCTACCGATGACGAAGAACGGCACCAGCCGTGACGTGCCGCTTTCCGCACGTGCCGTCGAGACGCTCAGAGGTCTCCAGATGGGCGAGAGCGCCACAGTGTTCACTGCTGCCCCGAACGCCGTGCGGCTCGCGTGGGAGCGCCTGACGCGCCGTGTGAGCCTTCAGGATCTGCACCTGCACGATCTACGGCACGAGGCGGTATCGCGCCTCTTCGAGAAGGGCTTCAACGTGGCCGAGGTCGCTTCGATCTCGGGCCACCGCGAACTCCGAATGCTGCAGCGCTATACCCACCTGCGTGCGACCGATTTGGCCGAGCGGTTAGGCTGA
- a CDS encoding LexA family protein: MSVYRVGGLAADAQGLIHIPIMGPSLCAGFPSPADDFLEGALELPRWLAPNPPATFAWNISGDSMRGAGIFDRDLAVVDRSLKAGHGSVVVAAINGEMSIKRLLIDGNVARLSFDNPDLPAFAVEELTHGEIWGVVRFTIRWHIARTGLVR; encoded by the coding sequence ATGAGCGTCTATCGGGTCGGTGGGCTAGCCGCAGATGCTCAGGGACTTATCCACATCCCGATCATGGGCCCGAGCCTCTGCGCCGGCTTTCCCTCGCCTGCCGACGACTTCCTGGAAGGGGCGCTCGAGTTGCCGCGCTGGCTCGCGCCGAACCCACCGGCCACCTTCGCCTGGAACATCTCGGGCGACAGCATGCGAGGTGCGGGCATCTTCGATCGCGACCTCGCCGTTGTGGATCGCAGCCTCAAGGCCGGCCACGGCAGCGTGGTGGTGGCGGCGATCAATGGCGAGATGTCGATCAAGCGCCTCCTCATCGATGGCAACGTGGCGCGTCTCTCCTTCGACAACCCGGATCTACCAGCCTTCGCGGTCGAAGAGCTGACCCATGGCGAGATCTGGGGTGTGGTGCGCTTCACGATCCGTTGGCACATTGCACGCACTGGGCTCGTGCGATGA
- a CDS encoding site-specific DNA-methyltransferase: MQKAVETLLHDEASRKNIPTAELQSFAEADETLTSAAPAAYKRARPLQTGQHCERDPDLDPQIVWNGVRIRLTSEQVDALVKTGSVAIGDSQLVWRGKDQQDWSDLIVQAPPIYIQEKVHPKAIVEDLRRASPQHFGEGIPDLFSDFDELPAEARTEFYRHDQHWSNRMILGDSLQVMASLAEREALKGKIQCIYFDPPYGIKFNSNWQVSTQSRDVKDGKQNDISREPEQIKAFRDTWKDGVHSYLTYLRDRLSVMRELLTESGSVFVQIGDENVHRVRAVMDEVFGSDNFVSLITVLKTSGAGSPAIGTKVLASVADFVIWYARDLKSVKYRQLFLQRQFGEEGASQYTFVQSPDCGSVRQMSHEEKRNNRTIPPGWSILAHDNLTSQTGAETTRMRVEWCGANYSPSKGGWKTNTQGMSRLAKAYRLLGLGKTLRYKRLFKDFDQRPIHHVWSDLRTSGFAEQKTYVVQTNPKVIERCILMATDPGDLVLDPTCGSGTTATVSEQWGRRWITIDTSRVALALARTRLMSARYPYYLLADSPEGRAKEQAVSGRPQPMAASLGDIRQGFVCERAPHVTLKSIANNAEIDVIWDKWQVTLEPLREQLNALLGTDWEEWQIPPEPERPWDAEFQALHAKAMDSKQPLKVRQGAIDRMNAEWEWDYTLETLPERPVDDFAKYYPDAVPVHAAWWEARIARQREIDASIGRAADVEMLFDRPYADAGKVRVAGPFTVESLSPHRVIPSDALGLDEEFEALDGRRPRNAATAPAQDFSALVLENLAAAGVQGRNRADRIRFTLLQPWPGRFIGAEGRFFEGEEQSGVERRAAILIGPEFGMLSRPDLVAAAREAAEARFDVLVACAFAYDAHASDLTRLGPITILQAKMNPDLHMADDLKATGKGNLFVVFGEPDIEVRRLDGDELEVEVKGIDVFDPNTGDVRSDDTSGIAAWFIDTDYDEENFFVRHAYFLGANDPYKSLKTALRAEIDEAAWATLYRSTSRPFARPTTGRIAVKVINHFGDEVMKVYGV; this comes from the coding sequence GTGCAGAAGGCCGTTGAGACCCTGCTTCATGACGAGGCCTCGCGGAAGAACATTCCAACAGCCGAGTTACAGTCCTTCGCAGAAGCCGACGAGACATTAACTAGCGCGGCGCCGGCTGCCTACAAGCGCGCCCGACCACTGCAGACTGGCCAGCATTGCGAGCGCGACCCCGACCTAGATCCACAAATTGTCTGGAACGGCGTTCGCATTCGCCTCACCTCGGAGCAAGTCGACGCTCTAGTGAAGACGGGAAGTGTGGCGATTGGTGATTCACAACTCGTCTGGCGCGGCAAAGATCAGCAAGATTGGTCTGACCTTATCGTCCAAGCACCTCCGATCTACATTCAGGAGAAGGTGCACCCGAAAGCCATCGTCGAGGATTTGCGCCGCGCTAGCCCGCAGCATTTCGGTGAGGGAATACCCGATCTATTCTCCGACTTCGATGAACTACCTGCAGAAGCCCGAACTGAGTTCTATCGGCACGACCAACACTGGTCAAATCGCATGATCTTGGGGGATTCTCTGCAAGTAATGGCATCTCTTGCTGAGCGAGAAGCATTGAAGGGAAAAATCCAGTGCATTTACTTTGATCCGCCTTACGGCATCAAGTTTAATTCGAACTGGCAGGTTTCTACACAGTCTCGCGACGTCAAGGATGGGAAGCAAAACGACATCTCGCGTGAGCCCGAACAAATAAAGGCTTTTCGAGATACTTGGAAGGACGGCGTTCATTCGTATCTGACCTACTTGCGCGATCGACTATCGGTTATGCGCGAACTCTTGACTGAAAGCGGCTCAGTTTTCGTGCAAATTGGTGACGAGAACGTTCACCGTGTGCGCGCGGTCATGGACGAGGTGTTTGGATCAGATAACTTCGTTTCATTGATAACTGTCTTGAAAACTTCCGGGGCCGGAAGTCCTGCAATTGGCACGAAGGTGCTTGCATCAGTTGCCGACTTCGTCATCTGGTATGCGCGGGACTTAAAATCGGTTAAATATCGGCAGTTATTTCTACAGCGCCAATTTGGCGAGGAGGGGGCGTCTCAGTATACCTTTGTTCAATCTCCCGACTGCGGCTCTGTCAGACAGATGAGTCATGAGGAGAAGCGGAACAACCGGACGATACCACCCGGCTGGTCCATTTTAGCGCACGATAACCTTACTTCTCAGACAGGGGCCGAGACAACTCGCATGAGAGTTGAATGGTGCGGCGCAAATTATTCCCCGAGCAAGGGAGGCTGGAAAACAAACACGCAGGGAATGTCTCGATTGGCGAAAGCTTACCGTCTTCTCGGCCTTGGCAAGACACTCCGCTATAAGCGTCTTTTCAAGGATTTTGATCAAAGACCCATTCACCACGTTTGGAGCGATCTCAGGACCAGCGGATTCGCTGAACAGAAGACTTACGTGGTCCAAACCAATCCAAAAGTCATCGAGCGCTGCATACTGATGGCGACCGATCCTGGCGACCTCGTTCTCGATCCTACCTGTGGCTCTGGAACAACCGCTACGGTATCAGAACAGTGGGGTCGGCGCTGGATCACGATCGATACGAGCCGCGTAGCCCTGGCGCTTGCCCGCACACGCCTGATGAGTGCGCGCTACCCCTACTACCTGCTCGCTGACAGCCCTGAGGGTCGGGCGAAGGAGCAGGCGGTCTCAGGACGTCCGCAACCGATGGCTGCGAGTCTCGGAGACATCCGCCAGGGCTTTGTGTGCGAGCGCGCGCCGCACGTCACCCTGAAGTCGATTGCCAACAACGCTGAAATTGACGTGATTTGGGACAAATGGCAGGTCACGCTGGAGCCGCTACGCGAGCAGCTGAACGCGCTTCTGGGAACTGATTGGGAGGAGTGGCAGATTCCGCCGGAGCCGGAACGTCCATGGGACGCCGAGTTCCAGGCTCTGCATGCGAAGGCGATGGATTCCAAGCAGCCCCTGAAGGTGCGGCAAGGCGCGATCGACCGTATGAATGCCGAGTGGGAATGGGATTACACTCTTGAAACCTTGCCCGAGCGTCCAGTAGACGATTTCGCCAAATACTACCCCGACGCGGTCCCGGTCCACGCCGCGTGGTGGGAGGCGCGGATCGCCCGCCAGCGCGAGATCGATGCCTCGATTGGGCGTGCCGCTGACGTAGAGATGCTATTTGATCGGCCCTACGCTGACGCGGGCAAGGTTCGGGTCGCGGGCCCCTTCACGGTGGAAAGCCTCTCCCCCCACCGCGTCATTCCTAGTGATGCCCTCGGCCTCGACGAGGAGTTCGAGGCTCTAGATGGGCGCCGCCCGCGCAATGCCGCTACGGCTCCCGCGCAGGACTTCTCCGCATTGGTGCTGGAGAACCTCGCGGCCGCGGGCGTGCAGGGGCGCAATCGCGCCGATCGGATACGCTTCACCCTGCTCCAACCCTGGCCCGGACGCTTTATTGGGGCCGAGGGGCGATTCTTCGAGGGCGAGGAGCAGAGCGGCGTCGAGCGCCGCGCCGCGATCCTGATCGGGCCCGAATTTGGCATGCTCTCGCGGCCCGACCTCGTCGCAGCGGCGCGCGAGGCGGCAGAAGCGCGCTTCGACGTGCTGGTGGCTTGCGCCTTTGCCTACGACGCGCACGCAAGCGACCTGACGCGACTCGGGCCCATCACGATCCTGCAGGCTAAGATGAACCCCGACCTGCACATGGCCGACGACCTCAAGGCGACAGGTAAGGGCAACCTGTTTGTGGTCTTTGGGGAGCCCGACATTGAAGTTCGCCGCCTTGATGGAGACGAACTCGAGGTGGAGGTCAAAGGCATCGACGTGTTTGACCCCAATACCGGCGACGTGCGCTCCGACGACACCTCCGGCATCGCCGCATGGTTTATCGACACCGACTACGACGAGGAGAACTTCTTCGTCCGTCATGCCTACTTCCTCGGCGCCAACGATCCCTACAAGTCGCTGAAGACCGCGCTGAGGGCCGAGATCGACGAGGCCGCCTGGGCGACCCTCTACCGGTCGACGAGCCGGCCCTTCGCGCGGCCGACGACGGGGCGGATCGCCGTGAAGGTGATCAACCACTTCGGCGACGAGGTGATGAAGGTTTATGGGGTGTGA
- a CDS encoding AGE family epimerase/isomerase, with the protein MYAFATAVRLGWTGEGRGLVRHGLDALQRHHITDTGEVLPLVAADGRPLSRAFDLYDQAFVLFGLAAAAAIGERVETVVPLAARLRDRMIAGWKHPEAGFEEARPRRLPLRSNPHMHLFEACLAWAEQGGDAAWRNLADEIAELCLRRFRDPETGALREHFDGAWRRIDADGLEVVEPGHQAEWAWLLTRWGLSRGRADALAAARRLTDILEGYGISSRQGLAVNALNGDLSLRDPLLRLWPQTERIKAWIARHWLAEDSAAASACDAQIAELGRQLFRYADHPVRGSWWENLDASGRPVSEPARASSLYHLTCAIAELAPAGSVPTAGPRSSSAHTPEITPAPGEAQRLRAPISNDARVVASAARTARSASGGCDRGVEVRRDRCCGLTRAGKGDTEHCPRARSAGNFAMPTNSRAIRQSSDGNRPPRRFRSVQKRTVNMLSQLRPTCCAPSHARAANM; encoded by the coding sequence ATCTACGCCTTCGCCACCGCCGTGAGGCTCGGGTGGACGGGAGAGGGGCGGGGCCTCGTCCGCCACGGCCTTGATGCTCTTCAGCGCCATCACATCACGGATACGGGCGAGGTCTTGCCCCTGGTCGCGGCCGACGGCCGGCCGTTGTCGCGGGCGTTCGATCTGTACGACCAGGCCTTCGTCCTGTTCGGGCTGGCGGCGGCCGCCGCGATCGGGGAACGTGTCGAGACGGTGGTCCCCCTGGCGGCCCGCCTGCGCGACCGCATGATCGCCGGCTGGAAGCACCCGGAGGCCGGCTTCGAGGAGGCGCGGCCACGCCGGCTGCCGCTCCGATCGAATCCGCACATGCACCTCTTCGAGGCATGCCTCGCCTGGGCCGAGCAGGGGGGCGACGCGGCGTGGCGGAATCTCGCGGACGAGATCGCCGAACTCTGCCTCAGGCGTTTCCGGGATCCCGAGACCGGCGCGCTGCGCGAGCATTTCGACGGCGCTTGGCGCAGGATCGACGCCGACGGCCTCGAGGTCGTCGAGCCGGGCCACCAAGCGGAATGGGCCTGGCTGCTCACGCGCTGGGGCCTGTCCCGAGGCCGCGCGGACGCGCTCGCGGCCGCACGAAGGCTCACCGACATCCTCGAGGGGTACGGCATCTCCTCCAGGCAGGGCTTGGCCGTCAACGCGCTGAACGGCGATCTCTCCCTGCGCGATCCGCTGCTGAGGCTTTGGCCGCAGACGGAGCGGATCAAGGCGTGGATCGCCCGGCACTGGCTCGCCGAAGACTCTGCGGCGGCATCGGCGTGCGACGCGCAAATCGCCGAACTCGGGCGTCAGCTCTTCCGATACGCCGATCATCCCGTCCGCGGCTCGTGGTGGGAGAACCTCGACGCGTCCGGCCGCCCAGTGTCGGAGCCGGCTCGCGCCAGCAGCCTCTATCACCTCACCTGCGCCATTGCTGAGCTTGCGCCGGCCGGGTCGGTCCCGACGGCCGGGCCCAGGTCTTCGAGCGCGCACACCCCGGAAATCACCCCGGCGCCCGGGGAGGCGCAACGATTGCGAGCCCCGATTTCGAATGACGCGCGCGTCGTCGCATCGGCCGCGAGGACCGCAAGGTCCGCTTCCGGCGGCTGCGATCGCGGCGTCGAGGTTCGGCGCGATCGCTGCTGCGGCCTCACGCGTGCCGGCAAGGGCGACACCGAACATTGTCCGAGAGCGCGCAGCGCAGGGAACTTTGCGATGCCGACGAATTCGCGCGCGATACGGCAGAGTAGTGACGGAAATCGTCCGCCCCGGCGATTTCGTTCGGTACAGAAGAGGACCGTGAATATGCTGTCGCAACTGAGGCCGACATGCTGTGCGCCATCTCATGCTCGTGCAGCAAACATGTAA
- a CDS encoding BPTD_3080 family restriction endonuclease: MTKPFFERPILNSPYSAPTRHHALDDDGQPLNQEPIHGRRRSALITPVPKPKKQRGRARQGSLTLSDERGLSTDSQAYALTSMINEIRGHVASWRALKNPADWGVTPATQRLLQHWRHHEFHGPRPFFCQVEAAETIIWLTEVAARQRQYAHLWRNVEGSNESANPGLLRLALKMATGAGKTTVMAMLIAWQAINAVRSPNVKSFTKGFLIVTPGITIRDRLRVLMPGDPEAYYSKRELVPSDMLFDLGQAKIVLTNYHAFRRRETSDVSKVGRLLLQGRGEAIDTIESEGAMLQRACGELLRLKNVVVINDEAHHCYREKPGADDEETTAAEDREEAKRNAEAARLWISGIEALARKVGVRAVYDLSATPFFLRGSGYLEGTLFPWTVSDFSLIDAIECGIVKLPRVPIADNLPGQEVPLYRNLWEHIGKAMPKKGVGRGGTLDPLSHVFPTQLQTALYALYAHYEKTSEAWERAGIDVPPVFIVVCNNTATSKLVYEWIAGFERQGADGEPEVRNIGHLKMFRNYDENRQRLARPNTLLIDSEQLESGEALDSAFREMAAPEIEQFKRERIERGVDAATASETSDADLLREVMNTVGRKGRLGERIRCVVSVSMLTEGWDANTVTHILGVRAFGTQLLCEQVVGRGLRRQSYELNDEGLFNVEYADILGIPFSFTAEPVVSTPAAPRRTVRVHALRERARLEIEFPRVEGYRFDLPNERITAAFSEDSRLSLTPEIVGPAKVLMAGIVGEQVTLNAEDSFRTMRPSELSFKLAKRLLESRLRDPDGDLPVHLFGQAQRITREWLEGGYLEAKGVPRAAVLYPALAEQAVERIFLACQRAAPGQSRIKAVIDPYNPVGSTRFVNFTTTKDVWETDPGKCQISHVVLDSDWEAELARVLESHPRVLAYVKNQGLGFEVPYRDGAVPRRYLPDFLVQLADGSPEALNLVLETKGFRGSDAQLKAATIENSWVPGVNALGRYGRWAFAEFRDVFAIESAFDQLVNGLIRDAVIA; the protein is encoded by the coding sequence GTGACGAAGCCATTTTTCGAGCGGCCGATCCTCAACTCGCCCTACTCCGCTCCTACTCGCCACCACGCACTGGACGATGATGGGCAACCGCTCAATCAGGAGCCAATCCACGGGCGCCGTCGGTCGGCACTGATCACGCCTGTTCCAAAGCCGAAGAAGCAGAGGGGCAGAGCTAGGCAGGGTAGTCTCACGCTTAGTGATGAGCGCGGCCTCTCGACCGACAGTCAGGCTTATGCTCTGACGTCAATGATCAACGAGATTCGTGGTCACGTAGCTTCTTGGCGCGCCCTCAAGAACCCAGCCGATTGGGGTGTAACTCCGGCGACTCAGCGGCTGCTACAGCACTGGCGCCATCATGAATTTCATGGACCGCGACCGTTTTTCTGTCAGGTTGAAGCAGCAGAGACAATTATCTGGCTTACAGAAGTCGCGGCTCGCCAGCGGCAATATGCACATCTCTGGCGCAACGTCGAAGGTTCTAACGAGAGCGCAAATCCCGGGCTCCTGCGCCTCGCTCTTAAGATGGCAACGGGCGCCGGCAAGACGACCGTGATGGCGATGCTAATTGCGTGGCAAGCCATTAACGCAGTGCGCAGTCCGAATGTTAAAAGTTTCACTAAGGGCTTCCTCATTGTGACGCCAGGCATAACAATTCGCGACCGCCTGCGCGTGCTAATGCCAGGCGATCCTGAAGCCTATTACTCCAAACGCGAGCTAGTTCCGTCTGATATGTTATTTGACCTTGGCCAAGCCAAGATAGTCCTTACAAATTACCACGCCTTCAGGCGGCGCGAGACTTCGGATGTTTCGAAAGTTGGTCGCTTGCTCCTGCAAGGACGAGGCGAAGCAATCGATACGATCGAGTCCGAGGGCGCGATGCTCCAGCGCGCCTGCGGCGAGCTCCTACGACTTAAAAACGTAGTCGTCATCAATGACGAGGCGCATCACTGCTACCGCGAGAAGCCAGGCGCCGACGACGAAGAGACTACCGCTGCTGAGGACCGTGAGGAGGCAAAGCGCAACGCGGAGGCCGCGCGGCTCTGGATCTCTGGCATCGAGGCTCTCGCGCGCAAGGTTGGCGTGCGTGCAGTCTACGACCTGTCTGCTACGCCTTTCTTTCTGCGAGGTTCTGGCTACCTCGAGGGCACCTTGTTTCCCTGGACAGTCAGTGATTTCTCGCTGATCGACGCGATTGAATGCGGCATCGTTAAGCTGCCACGTGTGCCAATAGCGGACAATCTTCCAGGACAGGAAGTCCCACTTTATCGCAATCTCTGGGAGCACATCGGCAAGGCCATGCCGAAAAAGGGAGTGGGCAGGGGCGGCACGCTTGACCCGCTTTCCCACGTCTTCCCAACCCAACTGCAGACCGCGCTCTATGCGCTATACGCCCACTACGAGAAGACTTCGGAGGCCTGGGAACGCGCCGGCATCGATGTGCCGCCCGTTTTCATCGTGGTGTGCAACAACACCGCGACGTCAAAGCTCGTCTATGAATGGATCGCGGGCTTTGAGCGGCAGGGCGCGGACGGCGAACCGGAGGTTCGCAACATCGGTCATCTAAAAATGTTTCGGAACTACGACGAAAACCGGCAGCGTCTTGCGCGCCCCAACACCCTGCTGATCGACAGTGAGCAGCTAGAGTCAGGGGAGGCTTTGGATTCCGCGTTCCGCGAGATGGCTGCCCCTGAGATCGAGCAGTTCAAGCGCGAACGTATCGAGCGCGGTGTTGATGCGGCCACAGCAAGCGAGACCTCGGATGCTGATCTGCTGCGCGAGGTGATGAACACAGTCGGACGCAAAGGCCGTCTCGGCGAGCGCATCCGCTGCGTCGTCTCAGTGTCTATGCTGACGGAAGGCTGGGACGCTAACACTGTCACTCACATTCTCGGTGTGCGCGCCTTCGGCACGCAACTCCTCTGTGAGCAGGTCGTCGGGCGCGGCCTGCGCCGCCAGTCCTACGAGTTGAACGACGAGGGTCTGTTCAATGTTGAGTATGCCGATATCCTCGGCATTCCGTTCTCCTTCACCGCCGAGCCAGTGGTCTCGACTCCGGCCGCTCCGCGTAGGACCGTGCGAGTTCACGCGCTGCGCGAGCGAGCCAGACTGGAGATCGAATTCCCTCGGGTCGAGGGTTACCGATTCGACCTGCCGAACGAGCGCATCACCGCCGCCTTTTCCGAAGACAGCCGCCTGAGCTTGACGCCAGAAATCGTCGGGCCGGCTAAGGTGCTAATGGCCGGCATCGTCGGCGAACAAGTGACGCTCAACGCAGAAGATTCTTTCAGGACGATGCGGCCAAGCGAGCTGTCCTTCAAGCTAGCCAAGCGCCTGTTGGAATCTCGCTTGCGTGATCCCGATGGAGACTTGCCGGTTCACTTGTTCGGGCAGGCGCAACGCATTACCCGTGAGTGGCTCGAGGGCGGCTATCTCGAGGCTAAGGGCGTGCCGAGAGCTGCCGTGCTCTACCCGGCTCTCGCCGAGCAGGCAGTCGAACGTATCTTTCTAGCCTGCCAGCGAGCGGCGCCGGGCCAAAGCCGGATTAAAGCGGTGATTGATCCTTATAATCCTGTGGGATCGACCCGGTTCGTTAACTTTACCACGACGAAGGATGTATGGGAGACCGACCCAGGCAAGTGCCAGATCAGCCACGTCGTTTTAGACAGCGACTGGGAGGCCGAGCTCGCCCGCGTGCTGGAGAGCCACCCGCGCGTATTAGCCTATGTGAAGAACCAGGGTCTAGGGTTCGAGGTGCCTTACCGCGATGGCGCTGTCCCACGCCGCTACCTGCCCGACTTTTTGGTCCAACTCGCTGACGGAAGCCCAGAAGCGCTCAACCTGGTTCTGGAGACCAAGGGCTTCCGCGGCTCAGACGCGCAGCTAAAGGCCGCAACAATAGAAAACTCCTGGGTGCCAGGCGTCAACGCGCTTGGCCGCTATGGGCGTTGGGCGTTTGCCGAATTCCGAGACGTTTTCGCGATTGAGTCCGCATTTGATCAGCTCGTTAATGGCCTCATCCGCGATGCTGTCATCGCGTGA
- a CDS encoding 3'-5' exonuclease, whose translation MAEELHQLVHARRPRIASLAQIQAALVHAADGTDIWSERFLTSEFRHVVDAWQVANEAAYADTPRPGRRSRLGVKQRAALWPIFMAARASLASQGLATWAQVFGGLAVHYDARSTKPFSHIVVDEAQDLGVPELRLLRALAPEGEDRLFFAGDLGQRIFQPPFSWKALGVDVRGRSTTLKVNYRTSHQIREAADRLLPGAVHDMDGREETRKGTVSVFDGPQPQVLKLEDETAERDTILRFLEAARADGVLPEEIGLFVRSRAQLDRARAVAHAAGLVPVEPGDASSVAGESVIVGTMHLAKGLEFKAVVVLACDDGVLPLQERIDTVSDEAELEEVYETERHLLYVASTRARDRLLITGVRPGSEFLDDLR comes from the coding sequence TTGGCCGAGGAACTGCACCAGCTCGTCCATGCACGCCGTCCCCGAATCGCATCGCTCGCGCAGATCCAGGCCGCCCTGGTCCACGCTGCAGACGGGACCGACATCTGGTCCGAACGCTTCCTGACGAGCGAATTCCGGCACGTGGTGGATGCCTGGCAGGTCGCCAACGAAGCGGCCTACGCCGACACTCCGCGCCCCGGCCGCCGCAGCCGCCTCGGCGTCAAGCAGCGCGCCGCGCTCTGGCCGATCTTCATGGCCGCCCGCGCCAGTCTCGCAAGTCAGGGTCTTGCCACCTGGGCGCAAGTCTTCGGTGGGCTCGCCGTGCACTACGATGCGCGATCGACCAAGCCGTTCAGTCACATCGTCGTGGACGAAGCCCAAGACCTGGGCGTGCCGGAACTGCGTCTCCTTCGCGCTCTCGCGCCCGAGGGAGAGGACCGCCTCTTCTTCGCGGGCGATCTCGGTCAGCGCATCTTCCAGCCACCCTTCTCGTGGAAGGCGCTCGGCGTCGATGTGCGCGGGCGCTCGACCACGCTTAAGGTCAACTATCGCACCTCCCACCAGATCCGGGAGGCGGCCGATCGCCTCCTGCCCGGAGCCGTCCATGACATGGACGGGCGCGAGGAGACGCGGAAGGGCACCGTCTCGGTCTTCGACGGGCCGCAACCCCAGGTGCTGAAGCTGGAGGATGAGACGGCAGAGCGCGACACGATCCTCCGCTTCCTCGAAGCGGCCCGAGCGGACGGCGTTCTGCCTGAGGAGATCGGCCTCTTCGTGCGTAGCCGTGCCCAACTGGACCGCGCCCGTGCCGTCGCCCACGCGGCCGGCCTCGTGCCCGTCGAACCCGGCGACGCATCGAGCGTGGCCGGAGAGAGCGTGATCGTCGGCACGATGCACCTGGCGAAGGGTCTGGAGTTTAAGGCCGTGGTCGTGCTCGCCTGCGATGACGGTGTTCTCCCGCTGCAGGAGCGCATCGACACAGTCAGCGATGAGGCAGAGCTGGAGGAGGTCTACGAGACCGAGCGGCACCTCCTCTACGTCGCCAGCACCCGCGCGCGCGATCGGCTGCTGATCACAGGCGTGCGCCCTGGATCCGAGTTTCTGGATGACCTCAGATAA